In a single window of the Candidatus Deferrimicrobium sp. genome:
- a CDS encoding class I SAM-dependent methyltransferase, translating to MPSSPKELTRAQFGRVASKYRCSADHTDMEDLDLLFTALALDPGHRVIDVATGGGHTAAALAGRCGRVVASDLTPSMLREARVLATKHGASNVVFAAADAEALPFRDAAFDRVTCRIAPHHFPDVRIAVAEMTRVTRPGGRIGIIDSVVPGEPSLDGFLNGVEKVRDPSHVRSYRVEEWLEFLAGAGLHLLQAASLWKTHAFPEWVARTGRPKAVQSEVETIFLSAFPLARETFRIRTEGGRVVSYSDEKAIFVARKPGGPPAP from the coding sequence ATGCCGTCGTCCCCGAAAGAACTCACCCGTGCGCAGTTCGGCCGTGTGGCCTCGAAATACCGGTGCAGCGCAGACCACACGGACATGGAGGACCTGGACCTCCTCTTCACAGCCCTCGCCCTCGACCCGGGGCACCGGGTCATCGACGTCGCGACCGGGGGCGGGCACACGGCAGCGGCCCTCGCCGGGCGCTGCGGACGGGTGGTGGCGTCGGACCTGACCCCCTCCATGCTGCGGGAGGCGCGGGTTCTCGCCACAAAGCACGGGGCCAGCAACGTCGTCTTCGCGGCCGCCGACGCCGAGGCGCTCCCGTTCCGGGACGCGGCCTTCGATCGGGTGACGTGCCGCATCGCGCCGCATCATTTCCCCGACGTCCGGATCGCCGTGGCCGAGATGACCCGGGTGACCCGCCCCGGCGGGCGGATCGGCATCATCGACAGCGTGGTCCCCGGCGAACCGTCCCTCGACGGCTTCCTGAACGGCGTCGAGAAGGTGCGCGACCCGTCGCACGTGCGCAGCTACCGCGTGGAAGAGTGGCTGGAGTTCCTCGCGGGGGCGGGACTTCATCTCCTGCAGGCCGCCTCCCTGTGGAAAACCCACGCTTTCCCCGAGTGGGTGGCGCGGACTGGCCGTCCCAAGGCGGTGCAATCGGAAGTCGAGACGATCTTCCTCTCCGCCTTTCCGCTCGCGCGGGAGACGTTCCGCATCCGAACCGAGGGGGGCCGGGTCGTCTCCTACTCCGACGAGAAGGCGATCTTCGTCGCGAGGAAACCCGGGGGGCCTCCCGCTCCCTGA
- a CDS encoding cation-translocating P-type ATPase — translation MRAPDDITRTRIYVPAMDCPDEEKEIRVALSRLPSVESLTFHLFSRQVEVDHRGEVEPVIDALRRIGMEGHPLNDALRRAAVPSSEKGPRNTFLLSGATLLIGAGSQFLFPGESLARLPFLASILLGGAPVAMRGFREIRNRSLGMNALMTISIGGATLLGDWAEAAVVVTLFALANTLEARSLDRARRATADLFASSPERAVVRVGGPGGEERIVPAEEVQPGDTLVLRPGERVPVDAVIRRGASDLNESVLTGESVPVEKEEGEELFAGTVNGRGLLIAEATRPLSESTYARILRRVEEAQAEKAPVQTFMERFAAAYTPSVLAMAVLVVAVPSLLGRGPALVWAYRALVMLVIACPCAIVLAAPVVTLAALTRATREGILVKGARHLEAMGAIRAVAFDKTGTLTRGSLRVTRVRTADGWTEEEVLRLAGAVEAASAHPAAVAIRREAGRRGVATAARGTLARTFEPVEGQGVAAEVEGRKICVGNRRMFERMGIGDDELDRLLENGERAAPTVAIVGTPGALAGAIEMEDELRPEAAEAVRALRDLGVAHIVLLTGDNAEAARKAGSAAGIDDVEHGLLPDDKLARIRDLVASHGSAAMVGDGVNDAPALALATVGVAIAAAGSPAAMETADVALMTADLRRIPSAVVLGRRMVSLVRQNVASSLAIKAVFLAMAMAGYASLWMAVLADMGTTLLVIFNGLRLLRARTGNHQRA, via the coding sequence ATGCGAGCTCCCGACGACATCACCCGCACACGGATCTACGTACCCGCCATGGATTGCCCGGACGAGGAGAAGGAGATCCGCGTCGCCCTCTCGCGGCTCCCCTCCGTCGAGTCGCTGACGTTCCATCTCTTCTCCCGCCAGGTGGAGGTGGATCACCGCGGGGAGGTGGAGCCGGTCATCGACGCCCTCCGCCGGATCGGGATGGAGGGTCATCCACTGAACGACGCGCTGCGACGAGCGGCGGTCCCCTCCTCGGAGAAGGGGCCCAGGAACACCTTCCTCCTGTCCGGCGCGACCCTTCTTATCGGCGCGGGATCGCAATTTCTCTTTCCCGGGGAATCCCTGGCCCGCCTCCCCTTCCTTGCGTCGATCCTCCTCGGCGGCGCGCCGGTGGCGATGCGCGGTTTCCGGGAAATTCGGAACCGGTCCCTCGGGATGAACGCCCTGATGACGATCTCGATCGGCGGCGCGACCCTCCTCGGGGATTGGGCGGAGGCGGCGGTGGTGGTGACCCTCTTCGCCCTCGCGAACACACTGGAGGCGCGCAGCCTCGATCGCGCCCGACGCGCCACCGCCGACCTGTTCGCCTCCTCCCCGGAACGGGCCGTCGTCCGCGTCGGTGGCCCGGGAGGCGAAGAACGGATCGTCCCCGCCGAGGAGGTCCAACCGGGGGACACCCTGGTGCTTCGGCCGGGGGAGCGCGTTCCAGTGGACGCGGTGATCCGCCGGGGCGCCTCGGACCTCAACGAGTCGGTGCTCACCGGCGAATCTGTGCCCGTGGAGAAGGAGGAGGGGGAGGAGCTGTTCGCCGGCACGGTGAACGGACGGGGCCTGCTGATCGCCGAGGCGACGCGTCCACTGTCCGAATCCACCTACGCGCGGATCCTGCGGAGGGTGGAGGAGGCGCAGGCCGAAAAAGCCCCCGTGCAAACGTTCATGGAGCGGTTCGCCGCCGCGTACACCCCGTCGGTTCTGGCCATGGCCGTCCTCGTGGTCGCGGTCCCTTCCCTGCTGGGCCGGGGTCCCGCGCTCGTCTGGGCGTACAGGGCGCTCGTGATGCTCGTGATCGCCTGCCCGTGCGCGATCGTCCTCGCCGCTCCCGTGGTCACCCTCGCCGCCCTCACGCGCGCGACCCGGGAAGGGATCCTCGTCAAGGGTGCAAGGCACCTCGAGGCGATGGGGGCGATTCGCGCGGTGGCGTTCGACAAGACCGGGACGCTCACGCGAGGCAGCCTCCGGGTGACCCGGGTACGGACGGCGGACGGGTGGACGGAGGAGGAGGTTCTCCGGCTGGCGGGAGCGGTCGAAGCGGCCTCGGCGCACCCCGCCGCGGTGGCGATCCGTCGGGAGGCGGGGCGGCGGGGGGTGGCCACGGCGGCGCGAGGGACTCTCGCCCGGACGTTCGAGCCCGTGGAAGGGCAAGGCGTCGCCGCCGAAGTGGAGGGCCGGAAGATCTGCGTCGGGAACCGGAGGATGTTCGAAAGGATGGGGATCGGCGACGACGAGCTCGACCGGCTCCTTGAAAACGGGGAGCGCGCGGCGCCGACGGTCGCGATCGTCGGAACGCCGGGCGCCCTTGCCGGGGCGATCGAGATGGAGGACGAGCTTCGCCCCGAGGCGGCGGAAGCGGTCCGGGCGTTGCGGGATCTCGGCGTGGCGCACATCGTCCTGCTCACCGGGGATAACGCGGAGGCCGCCCGGAAAGCCGGATCGGCGGCCGGCATCGACGACGTGGAACACGGCCTGCTGCCCGACGACAAGCTCGCGCGAATCCGGGACCTCGTCGCCTCTCATGGATCGGCGGCGATGGTGGGCGATGGGGTGAACGACGCCCCGGCGCTCGCCCTGGCCACCGTCGGCGTGGCGATCGCAGCGGCGGGCTCACCGGCCGCGATGGAGACGGCGGACGTTGCGCTCATGACGGCCGATCTCCGCAGGATCCCCTCGGCCGTCGTGCTCGGGCGGCGCATGGTGTCCCTGGTCCGGCAGAACGTGGCCTCCTCCCTTGCCATCAAGGCAGTGTTCCTCGCGATGGCGATGGCCGGATACGCTTCCCTCTGGATGGCGGTGCTGGCCGATATGGGAACCACGCTGCTGGTAATCTTCAACGGGTTGCGCCTGCTGCGCGCCCGCACGGGGAATCATCAGAGGGCCTGA
- a CDS encoding energy transducer TonB, which yields MMRQDEIIPVPRGWTGGAAWKGAGASLLLHLVVGAAVIAVLSAPPKSTHQVIDLTLLPPADVDPRPVPPVIVAAAEPQGVPGSAVLPVPLPLPDSPAVTNPPALSASSTVPNPPDGTAQANPDYPAEIRGGPFPGSSPGPGAMPGTSGQGPVTAAPGGSQGTSGAGTPAGDFAWIRDAIQHAIAYPAVARKMGWEGKVVVAFHLLSDGSVRDVRVVRGSGYAALDRGAIDAVRHASPFPRSPVEAEVITPVVYRLTAGTAR from the coding sequence ATGATGAGGCAGGATGAAATCATCCCCGTGCCGCGGGGCTGGACAGGTGGAGCCGCCTGGAAAGGGGCAGGGGCGTCGCTCCTGCTGCACCTCGTCGTTGGAGCGGCGGTGATCGCCGTCCTCTCCGCCCCCCCGAAATCCACTCATCAAGTGATCGACCTCACTCTCCTTCCGCCCGCCGACGTCGATCCGCGCCCGGTCCCGCCCGTTATCGTCGCCGCGGCGGAGCCGCAAGGGGTCCCCGGGTCTGCCGTTCTCCCTGTTCCGCTCCCCCTTCCCGACTCACCTGCCGTCACGAATCCGCCGGCCCTATCCGCCTCGTCAACCGTCCCGAATCCACCCGACGGGACCGCGCAGGCGAACCCGGACTACCCGGCAGAGATAAGGGGAGGTCCCTTCCCGGGATCTTCCCCTGGCCCCGGCGCAATGCCGGGCACGTCGGGCCAGGGTCCCGTCACGGCAGCCCCAGGGGGTTCGCAAGGGACATCGGGTGCGGGGACTCCGGCGGGGGACTTCGCCTGGATCCGCGACGCCATCCAGCACGCAATCGCCTACCCGGCGGTGGCGCGTAAGATGGGATGGGAGGGGAAGGTTGTGGTGGCCTTCCACCTCCTCTCGGACGGCTCGGTACGGGACGTGCGGGTCGTGCGGGGCTCGGGATACGCCGCCCTCGACCGCGGAGCGATCGATGCGGTCCGACACGCCTCCCCGTTCCCCCGCTCCCCCGTCGAGGCGGAGGTCATCACCCCGGTCGTCTATCGACTGACGGCGGGGACCGCGAGATGA
- a CDS encoding sensor histidine kinase — MTLPTDLIVHDSTELKKVAEELTRENLRLNETLAALKRSQAKVLHQEKMTSIGRLAARVACEINNPIGFINSNLFTLGNYLSRLTGFLAVQSECIAAGAPPEKVESVRRQQVSLKIDYIVKDLGDLVRESLEGAEHVRGIVEDLKRFSFVDESEYKQADLNECLRDTINLAWNRIKHKAILRKDLAEIPRTRCCPREMSRVFMNLLVNAAHAIEDQGAITVRSREEDGYVCVSVADTGQGIPEEDLNRIFEPFYTTKEVGQGTGTGLGLSIAYDIVKKHDGEITVRSEPGKGTAFTVRIPVVEEV, encoded by the coding sequence GTGACGCTGCCGACCGATCTCATCGTCCACGATTCGACGGAGCTGAAGAAGGTTGCCGAGGAGCTCACCCGGGAGAATCTCCGGCTGAACGAAACGCTGGCCGCTCTCAAGCGCAGCCAGGCCAAGGTCCTCCATCAGGAAAAGATGACGTCGATCGGACGGCTCGCGGCCCGGGTGGCTTGCGAGATCAACAACCCGATCGGCTTCATCAACAGCAACCTCTTTACCCTCGGGAATTATCTGTCGCGCCTCACAGGGTTCCTCGCCGTCCAGTCCGAGTGCATCGCCGCCGGGGCGCCGCCGGAGAAGGTCGAATCGGTCCGGCGGCAACAGGTCAGCCTGAAGATCGACTATATCGTGAAGGATCTCGGAGACCTGGTCCGCGAATCGCTGGAAGGGGCGGAACACGTTCGGGGCATTGTGGAGGACCTGAAGAGATTCTCCTTCGTGGACGAAAGCGAATACAAACAGGCCGACCTTAACGAGTGCCTCCGGGACACGATCAACCTCGCCTGGAACCGGATCAAGCACAAGGCGATCCTCAGGAAGGACCTCGCAGAGATTCCGCGAACCCGCTGCTGCCCCCGGGAGATGAGCCGGGTCTTCATGAACCTGCTGGTCAACGCCGCGCACGCTATTGAAGACCAGGGGGCCATCACCGTCCGGTCCCGGGAGGAGGACGGGTACGTCTGCGTCTCCGTCGCCGACACCGGCCAGGGGATCCCGGAGGAGGACCTGAACCGGATCTTCGAGCCTTTTTACACCACAAAGGAGGTCGGCCAAGGAACGGGGACGGGGCTGGGCCTCAGCATCGCCTACGATATCGTAAAGAAGCACGACGGGGAGATCACGGTGCGGAGCGAGCCGGGAAAGGGGACCGCGTTCACCGTGCGGATCCCCGTGGTGGAAGAAGTCTGA
- a CDS encoding HD-GYP domain-containing protein — protein sequence MGEPTRILCVVNDATLPDTLSRLFLSRDIQVLRAESGKEALGIARGESVAVVVAGNLLPEMRGVELLSQIRDLSPNTVRVLLAGHTDLPAAIEATHRGVASRFLEEPWVEEEIFRTVEGGVRRYQVIRSLRHADEAALLWIAQEIELKDPYTRGHCDRVAAAALKIAGALRLPEGTLRAIKHGSWLHDCGKIDVPEGILNYPGKLSTADFEVIKKHPGWGAEIGRQANLPEEVINIILHHHERFDGKGYPTGAKGTEIPLEARIVAVADVFDAMSGDRPYAKGYDREEAMRVMGVLREAALDPRLVDLLLANLTP from the coding sequence ATGGGAGAGCCGACCCGCATCCTTTGCGTCGTCAACGACGCAACCCTTCCGGACACGCTGTCGCGTCTGTTCCTGTCCCGCGACATTCAAGTACTGCGCGCTGAATCCGGGAAGGAAGCGCTCGGAATCGCGCGCGGAGAGTCGGTAGCGGTCGTCGTCGCCGGCAACCTCCTGCCGGAGATGCGCGGCGTCGAGCTTCTCTCGCAAATCCGGGATCTCTCGCCCAACACCGTGAGAGTCCTGCTGGCGGGGCACACCGACCTGCCCGCCGCAATCGAGGCGACCCACCGGGGAGTGGCCTCCCGCTTCCTTGAGGAACCGTGGGTGGAAGAGGAGATCTTCCGCACCGTCGAGGGGGGCGTAAGGCGATACCAGGTGATTCGCTCCCTGCGCCACGCGGACGAAGCCGCCCTCCTTTGGATCGCCCAGGAGATCGAACTGAAGGACCCGTACACGCGCGGACATTGCGACCGCGTGGCGGCGGCCGCACTGAAGATCGCGGGGGCGTTGCGCCTCCCGGAGGGGACGCTGCGGGCGATCAAGCACGGGAGCTGGCTCCACGACTGCGGAAAGATCGACGTGCCGGAGGGAATCCTCAATTACCCGGGGAAGCTGTCCACGGCGGATTTCGAGGTGATCAAGAAGCATCCGGGGTGGGGCGCCGAGATCGGGAGGCAGGCGAACCTGCCCGAAGAGGTGATCAACATCATCCTCCATCATCACGAACGGTTCGACGGCAAGGGATATCCCACGGGCGCGAAAGGGACGGAGATTCCGCTCGAAGCGCGGATCGTCGCGGTGGCGGACGTCTTTGACGCCATGTCGGGGGACCGGCCGTACGCCAAGGGGTACGACCGGGAGGAGGCGATGCGCGTGATGGGGGTGCTCCGGGAAGCCGCCCTCGATCCAAGACTGGTCGATCTCCTCCTGGCGAACCTCACCCCGTGA
- a CDS encoding metal-dependent hydrolase yields MDTVTHGLTGWLVARALPDSWKWEHPATATAVVTLGSVLPDADNAASLLGSELYLRIHRGLSHSLLGISVSSLVVALLFARFGRWKDVKRLYLLALVGQVSHIVLDLLNAYGTQILQPFSDARLSLDLLFVVDLLFSGIVVAGIAMSRGGRARRARAALVSLAVYVGIAALLHGRAVDLVRDAAARSGVRVVAVSALPQLPSVTLPSIDRFGFATPVAASPAEWGLSRSRDASGGRAVPLPAGPFAWNGFVDDGRTFLRAEVDPLAGTLAWKQRELRGADDPAVRAVRGLSDVETYLWFARYPVVHVISDHGRTEVTFYDMRFSGMPGPRPFLLRVIESSGAPPLAHWGF; encoded by the coding sequence ATGGACACGGTGACGCACGGCCTGACCGGCTGGCTCGTCGCGCGGGCGCTGCCGGACAGCTGGAAATGGGAGCACCCGGCAACGGCGACGGCGGTCGTCACGCTGGGGTCGGTTCTCCCCGACGCCGACAACGCGGCGTCCCTGCTGGGGAGCGAGCTGTATCTGCGGATCCACCGCGGCCTCTCCCATTCCCTTCTCGGGATCTCCGTTTCCTCGCTCGTCGTGGCGCTGCTGTTCGCGCGCTTCGGCAGGTGGAAGGACGTGAAGCGCCTTTACCTGCTCGCGCTCGTCGGCCAGGTTTCTCACATCGTCCTCGATCTCCTGAACGCCTACGGGACGCAGATCCTCCAGCCGTTCTCCGACGCCCGGCTGTCCCTCGATCTACTTTTCGTGGTGGATCTGCTGTTTAGCGGGATCGTCGTCGCCGGAATCGCCATGTCCCGGGGGGGCAGGGCGAGACGCGCACGCGCCGCGCTCGTATCTCTCGCGGTCTACGTCGGGATCGCGGCGCTGCTCCACGGACGCGCCGTGGACCTCGTGCGGGACGCCGCCGCCCGGTCGGGGGTCCGCGTGGTTGCGGTGTCGGCGCTTCCGCAGCTTCCTTCCGTCACGCTCCCATCCATCGACCGGTTCGGGTTCGCGACTCCGGTCGCGGCGTCTCCGGCGGAATGGGGGCTCTCCCGGAGCCGGGATGCGTCGGGGGGAAGGGCGGTTCCGCTCCCCGCGGGGCCCTTTGCGTGGAACGGGTTCGTGGACGACGGGCGGACGTTCCTGCGGGCGGAGGTCGACCCGCTGGCGGGGACGCTGGCATGGAAACAGCGGGAACTGCGGGGCGCCGACGATCCGGCGGTCCGCGCGGTGCGCGGCTTGTCCGACGTGGAGACGTACCTCTGGTTCGCCCGGTATCCCGTGGTGCATGTCATCTCGGACCACGGCCGCACGGAGGTGACCTTCTACGACATGCGCTTCAGCGGGATGCCGGGACCCCGCCCCTTCCTCCTCCGGGTGATCGAATCTTCGGGCGCCCCGCCCCTGGCGCATTGGGGGTTCTGA
- a CDS encoding class II fumarate hydratase — MMATYRVERDSMGEVRVPAKAYYGAQSQRAVDNFPVSGQRMPMPVVYAVALVKGLAAEVNAGLGVLPPPLGEAISRAAREVLEGKFDDQFVVDVFQTGSGTSTNMNVNEVLANRANELLGKPLGGNAPVHPNDHVNRCQSSNDVIPSAIRIAARRELSDRLLPALVALRDALSGKAEEFSDVLKIGRTHLQDAVPVTLGQEFSGYASQIDHGIRRVRATFADLEELPLGGTAVGTGLNAHPEFAARTIAEVAGATGIPFRPAENRFEAMGAQDPLVAASGALKGVAASLMKIAHDLRILSSGPRCGIGEISLPSLQPGSSIMPGKVNPVILEVVIQVAAQTIGNDATVTVGGGLGVLELNVMQPVMARNLLESVGLLSSSTTMLASRCVAGIAPNRARCAELIEQSLAMVTPLAVRIGYDKAAELAHEAYHTGKTIRELLTEKGGLTADEIDRILDPRTMI; from the coding sequence ATGATGGCGACGTACCGGGTCGAGAGGGATTCGATGGGGGAGGTGCGCGTGCCTGCGAAGGCGTATTACGGCGCCCAGTCGCAGCGGGCGGTGGATAATTTCCCTGTCAGCGGGCAGCGGATGCCGATGCCCGTGGTCTATGCGGTCGCCCTGGTGAAAGGACTCGCGGCGGAGGTCAACGCTGGGCTGGGGGTTCTACCGCCCCCCCTGGGGGAAGCGATCTCCCGCGCCGCCCGGGAGGTCCTCGAGGGGAAGTTCGACGACCAGTTCGTGGTCGACGTCTTCCAGACCGGCTCGGGCACCTCCACGAACATGAACGTGAACGAGGTGCTGGCGAACCGGGCGAACGAGCTGCTCGGGAAGCCGTTGGGAGGAAACGCCCCGGTCCATCCGAACGACCACGTGAACCGGTGCCAGTCGAGCAACGACGTGATCCCGTCGGCGATCCGGATCGCGGCGCGGCGGGAGCTGTCCGACCGGCTCCTCCCGGCGCTCGTCGCATTGCGGGACGCCCTTTCCGGGAAGGCGGAGGAATTCTCCGACGTACTGAAGATCGGGAGGACCCACCTGCAGGATGCCGTCCCGGTGACCCTGGGACAGGAGTTCTCGGGGTACGCTTCCCAGATCGACCACGGGATCCGGCGTGTCCGGGCGACGTTCGCGGATCTCGAAGAGCTGCCGCTCGGCGGCACCGCCGTGGGGACGGGATTGAACGCCCACCCGGAGTTCGCCGCGAGGACGATCGCCGAGGTCGCCGGCGCCACGGGGATCCCTTTCCGTCCGGCGGAGAACCGGTTCGAGGCGATGGGGGCGCAGGATCCGCTGGTGGCGGCCAGCGGCGCGCTGAAGGGCGTGGCGGCGTCCCTGATGAAGATCGCCCACGACCTGCGGATCCTGTCGTCGGGTCCCCGTTGCGGAATCGGCGAAATCTCCCTGCCATCGCTGCAGCCGGGCTCCTCGATCATGCCTGGGAAGGTCAACCCTGTGATCCTCGAGGTCGTGATCCAGGTGGCGGCGCAGACGATCGGGAACGACGCGACGGTGACCGTCGGGGGCGGTTTGGGAGTGCTCGAGCTGAACGTGATGCAGCCGGTGATGGCGCGCAACCTGCTCGAATCGGTCGGGCTCCTTTCCTCGTCGACGACGATGCTCGCTTCCAGGTGCGTCGCCGGGATCGCGCCGAACCGGGCGCGGTGCGCCGAGTTGATCGAGCAGAGCCTGGCGATGGTGACCCCGCTCGCGGTGCGGATCGGTTATGATAAAGCCGCGGAGCTTGCCCACGAGGCATACCACACGGGGAAGACGATCCGGGAATTGCTTACGGAAAAAGGGGGACTCACCGCGGACGAGATCGACCGGATCCTCGACCCGCGGACGATGATCTGA
- a CDS encoding carbonic anhydrase, with amino-acid sequence MRKLIAGIHRFKKLHWSANRELYQRLAEQGQFPEALFITCADARVDPVTITHGQPGDLFIVRNIGNFVPPYSENPLESTGVAAAVEYAVEHLQVRDIIICGHSDCGAIKALYKDRKNFAATPHIGQWLRHGDRTMAVVAANYPEMSREERFEITAEENVLLQMENLRTYPVVLKATREGRLHVHAWFYVIGTGTIFRYSPDKEQFEPIREEE; translated from the coding sequence ATGCGGAAGCTGATCGCGGGGATCCACCGGTTCAAGAAATTGCACTGGAGCGCGAACCGGGAGTTGTACCAGCGGCTGGCGGAGCAGGGGCAGTTCCCCGAGGCGCTGTTCATCACCTGCGCCGACGCCCGGGTCGATCCCGTGACGATCACCCATGGGCAGCCGGGGGACCTCTTCATCGTCCGGAACATCGGGAATTTTGTCCCGCCGTACTCGGAGAACCCCCTCGAGAGTACCGGCGTGGCTGCGGCGGTGGAGTACGCCGTGGAGCACCTGCAGGTGCGGGACATCATCATCTGCGGTCACTCCGACTGCGGGGCGATCAAGGCTCTTTACAAAGATCGGAAGAACTTCGCCGCCACCCCTCACATCGGTCAGTGGCTGCGGCATGGGGACCGGACGATGGCGGTGGTCGCCGCGAACTACCCGGAAATGTCGCGGGAGGAACGGTTCGAGATCACCGCCGAGGAGAACGTCCTCCTCCAGATGGAGAATCTGCGAACCTATCCCGTCGTCCTGAAGGCGACACGGGAAGGGCGGCTCCATGTTCACGCCTGGTTCTACGTGATCGGCACAGGGACGATTTTCCGTTACTCTCCTGACAAGGAACAGTTCGAGCCGATCCGGGAGGAAGAGTAG
- a CDS encoding cytochrome c produces MTKKTAFWIFLIGTISSAAVFLWATYDMHRQVVTLAHVDKLSAQVVAGKKVFEKHNCNDCHTILGFGAYYAPDLTRVVQRIGEDGIRFRVKNPEKAFADSWRKMPQQNLTDAEITDLLAFFTWVGEVNNNDWPPQDSKKRISRGEQMMVASVGVSPGAAVFQSKGCMNCHSLHGTGGTFGPALDQEGRRKTVEEIEHYVLDPKGVNPKAMMPPQKDNLSQRELEEVARFLATLK; encoded by the coding sequence ATGACCAAGAAGACCGCCTTCTGGATTTTCCTGATCGGCACAATCTCCTCTGCGGCCGTGTTTCTGTGGGCAACGTACGACATGCACCGACAGGTCGTTACGCTCGCCCACGTGGACAAGCTGTCCGCCCAGGTCGTGGCCGGGAAGAAGGTGTTCGAGAAACACAACTGCAACGACTGCCATACGATCCTCGGCTTCGGGGCCTACTACGCTCCCGACCTCACGCGGGTCGTCCAGCGGATCGGGGAGGACGGCATCCGCTTCCGGGTGAAAAACCCCGAGAAGGCGTTCGCCGATTCGTGGCGGAAGATGCCACAGCAGAACCTCACCGATGCGGAAATCACAGACCTCCTCGCGTTCTTCACGTGGGTGGGAGAGGTGAACAACAACGACTGGCCTCCCCAGGACAGCAAGAAACGGATTTCCCGCGGGGAACAGATGATGGTCGCATCGGTGGGCGTATCTCCCGGCGCAGCGGTCTTCCAGTCCAAAGGGTGCATGAATTGCCACTCCCTGCACGGCACGGGGGGTACCTTCGGCCCGGCTCTCGATCAGGAAGGTCGACGAAAGACGGTCGAGGAGATCGAGCACTACGTACTGGACCCCAAGGGCGTCAACCCGAAGGCCATGATGCCGCCGCAGAAGGACAACCTTTCCCAACGGGAACTGGAAGAAGTCGCCAGGTTCCTCGCGACCCTGAAATAA
- a CDS encoding cbb3-type cytochrome c oxidase subunit I, protein MEFRSQKIAYWYFTAALPLFVLQIVMGLYLAYSYTFTVPQSVVNVFPFATARAMHTNLLVLWMLLGFMGGTYYIIPEETKSEIFSEKLAYLQLIALLAVGVIALVGFFFGWTKGRPLLEIPPPLNYIVVVGALIFLFNVGMTMIKANRWTATQGTLLGGLVFLAIMYLFGVPFYKNEVLDWYYWWWVIHLWVEGAWELITASIFAFVLMKLTGVEREVVEKWLYVEIGLFLFTGLAGTGHHYYWIGAPRYWLWIGGVFSALEPLPIVLMLIDTMRHVKERKNPIVNRLTWTYAVGCAVMHMIGAGVWGFLHTLPQINYYTHGSQVTVSHGHLAFFGAYALLNLMTFYFAIPRMKGIAEYDDTRGKYGFWIMTCAMMMMGLTFGVAGVLQSYVERVLGLGFMTAQSYMRLWMGATFFLGLVFLSGVLTTVTDLLTIRPKVQAQQ, encoded by the coding sequence ATGGAATTTCGCTCCCAGAAGATCGCCTACTGGTACTTCACGGCGGCGCTGCCGCTGTTCGTGCTCCAGATCGTGATGGGCCTCTATCTTGCCTACAGCTACACCTTCACGGTGCCGCAGTCGGTCGTCAACGTGTTCCCCTTCGCCACCGCGCGGGCGATGCACACCAACCTTCTCGTCCTGTGGATGCTCCTCGGATTCATGGGCGGAACGTACTACATCATCCCTGAGGAGACGAAGTCCGAGATCTTCTCCGAGAAACTCGCCTACCTGCAGCTGATCGCCCTCCTGGCCGTCGGCGTCATCGCCCTGGTGGGCTTCTTCTTCGGGTGGACAAAGGGACGGCCGCTCCTGGAGATCCCGCCGCCGCTGAACTACATCGTGGTCGTGGGCGCCCTCATCTTCCTGTTCAACGTGGGGATGACGATGATCAAGGCGAACCGGTGGACCGCCACCCAGGGAACGCTGCTCGGGGGGCTGGTCTTCCTCGCGATCATGTATCTGTTCGGCGTTCCGTTCTACAAGAACGAGGTCCTCGACTGGTATTACTGGTGGTGGGTGATCCACCTGTGGGTGGAGGGAGCCTGGGAACTGATCACGGCCTCCATCTTCGCCTTCGTCCTGATGAAGCTCACCGGGGTGGAGCGGGAGGTGGTGGAGAAGTGGCTGTACGTCGAGATCGGGCTCTTCCTGTTCACGGGGCTTGCCGGAACGGGTCACCACTACTACTGGATCGGCGCGCCGAGGTACTGGCTGTGGATCGGGGGGGTCTTCTCGGCCCTCGAGCCGCTGCCGATCGTCCTGATGCTCATCGACACGATGAGGCACGTCAAGGAGCGGAAGAATCCGATCGTCAACCGGCTCACCTGGACCTACGCGGTGGGATGCGCCGTGATGCACATGATCGGCGCCGGGGTATGGGGGTTCCTGCACACCCTGCCGCAGATCAACTACTATACCCACGGGTCGCAGGTCACCGTGTCCCACGGGCACCTTGCCTTCTTCGGCGCCTACGCGCTGCTGAACCTCATGACCTTCTACTTCGCGATTCCCAGGATGAAGGGGATCGCCGAGTATGACGACACCCGCGGGAAGTACGGGTTCTGGATCATGACCTGCGCGATGATGATGATGGGCCTGACGTTCGGCGTGGCCGGCGTGCTGCAGAGCTACGTCGAGAGGGTCCTGGGGCTGGGATTCATGACGGCCCAGTCGTACATGCGCCTGTGGATGGGCGCGACCTTCTTCCTCGGCCTGGTCTTCCTGTCGGGGGTCCTGACCACCGTCACCGACCTGCTGACGATCCGGCCGAAGGTCCAGGCACAGCAGTAA